From the genome of Bacteroidales bacterium:
CGAAGTGGTTATGCCACTATCGGTTAACCAAGCCAATGCACGCTGACTAGCATTTATCTCAACCGGAAGCGTTATAAAACTAAATAATGTAGTTGTAGCAAATAAAACAATACCTATCAACAATAAATATGGAAACGATTCTAATAATATTATACCTATTAATAAAACCCATTGAACCCATTGTGAAGCAAAGCTTACAACAGGAACTAAGGCCGATCGCATTTCGAGAAAAGCATAAGCACGAGCATGCTGAACGGCATGTCCACATTCATGAGCAGCTACAGCTGCCGCCGCAACATTACGTCCATTGTAAACATCGGGACTTAGGTTTACCGTTTTCGTTGCAGGATTGTAATGATCTGTAAGCTGTCCGGGTACTGAAACAACTTTAACATCGGAAATACCATTGTCGCGTAACATTTTTTCGGCGACTTCTTTACCACTTAAACCATAATTTACCGGAATGGTTGAATATTCGCGGAAACGGCTTTTAAGTTGAGCTCCTATGAGCCAACTAATGAGCATAAATACTCCAAATATAATCCAAATAGGTCCTATCATCATAGCTGTAAAATTTTTAGTTCAAAGATAAATCAAAAGTACGACCAAAAAAAGAATTATGACATTTTGTCAATAAATTTTGGCATTTTTTTAAATTTTTAAGATTTCGCATACTCTAATTCATTTTTTAAGATTGGGGGTATTT
Proteins encoded in this window:
- a CDS encoding zinc metallopeptidase → MGPIWIIFGVFMLISWLIGAQLKSRFREYSTIPVNYGLSGKEVAEKMLRDNGISDVKVVSVPGQLTDHYNPATKTVNLSPDVYNGRNVAAAAVAAHECGHAVQHARAYAFLEMRSALVPVVSFASQWVQWVLLIGIILLESFPYLLLIGIVLFATTTLFSFITLPVEINASQRALAWLTDSGITTSQTYPKAKDALKWAAYTYVVAALASLATLLYYIAIFLGRRD